Within Lolium rigidum isolate FL_2022 chromosome 5, APGP_CSIRO_Lrig_0.1, whole genome shotgun sequence, the genomic segment ATGATAATATACATCGGAAGATTTTTTTGTGATTGCAGACGCCTTCACTTTAGAAATAACAATATCTTTTAGACAACTACTATTCTTGCGAAGTAAAAAATACTGACCAATCCATCAGGTGGAACCAAAGATGACAACTCAATCTTGCATGGTGAATCTCCCAGATTCGTAGTTACTGCCACTTCTCCTAGTCCCTCCTGAAAAATAAAATGTTATCACATATCTTGTACAATTGTGTAACAACTATATGGATATTTGCCCTCTAAAAAACCTACATAGATGTGTAGCACAATAAATGCTACACACTGTAGAACAACAGAAGATATAGATTGGCTTGTTATTTTCTACCAGTGGTTACGCCTTCCATTATTTTGAAGAACTAAATATAATAAGAAACACAGTATGTTGGCCATGTGTTAATCATTCCTAATATATTTATTTAGCTCACATATAAGTGAAGGGGCAGAATCAAGTATAATACTATAAAGTGCATGTTGTTAAATTGTGGAATATTTGGTGATGCTGTGCAATGATAGGATAATGTAAACAATTTTGGATGGGCACTACTACCATCTCAGAAATGCAGAAAGAACACGGGATTATTTTAGCTGGCAGATGGATGGTATGTTTATTAGACCCATGCACTATGTGTGTCAAAAGCGAACCAAAACGTCCATTGAATCGGTTCCATACATAACAGAGAACCGATTCATTGTGTCAGATAGAAGAAGCGAACCAACAAATTGATGTGGTTCAAACGAAGCCTGTGTCAGGACTCAGGAGCATGCACATGAGGGCCACCTGCCAGAGAGAAAAGGAAAGGAGAGAGGTAGAATAAAATAGCTTTGCATGCTGCATGCACCTTATCCCTGACAAGAAACGCTCCTCATATAGCAGCAAATGTAAAGCGATTCACTTCTCTGCCACCTTTTTCATTGAACCGGAGTAACATAGTGCATGGTTGTTACTCATCAGATGCAGAAAGGACCAATCAGGAATCAGATGCATCTTGTTCTCATTGTTCAGTCGTATCCATACGATGGTCAAGCACAAAAACCCAACCTTGAACAGATAACCTGTGTTCATGGAATAAACACGATATTCCTTTGGTTTTCACAGGACATGGCAAGACTAAAACAATTATTGTGCCTTCCAGGCAAATACTTTGAACAACTATGTATATAATACCCTTTGTTTCAGGATAGTAGGGAAAGATCCTAATTGATGTAAATGCTAGGAGGTACAGAAGATATATAAATAGGAGTCCACAAGATATGAAGAAGCCTCAAAGGTTAAAAGGTGAAAAATAGGTAACATAGACTGAGCAGTTTCTTTTTGATAACAAAAATACCATCTCATTTTGCAGTAGGATGTACTGCAGAAGTGGAGATTATTATATCATGAACATAACTGATGAGGATTGTCTAGCAAAATTCAGATAAAAAGTTAAATGCACGATTTTCATCAGCATGCATTCTTTGTGCCAAAGAAACTGAAATTGCTAGGTCATTCTGCCAATAAAAAGTAAATGTTTTTTAATACACACATGAAGGCTTTTCAGGATCATTTCGTAATCAGAGAACCTTTTCAGGGCTCGCCTATACATACTACAGAACAGATAGTGTTGTTCATAAgttaatactacctccattctaAATCGTAAGAAGCTTTGGTAGGCTAGCATACCCTACCAAGAAATCTCGTAATTTGGAACAAAGGAAGTATTTGCCATAACTCATTCATCCATGTGAACTAAAGACAGCTCAGGTATTAGAGAATAGAATAAAGTCCTTTCCTAGCGGACACTGAAGAATGCTGAAAGATTACAAAGGAGCTTCAAGGATGCCATGAATAATCGTGGAAGTTAAGAACCTGGTGAGTTAAAAAGTGACCAGCTAATTCCTGACTGTCATATGTACTGGAGAGACCTGCCCATAAGCCCTCTCTTTCTCATCTCTCTCTTTCACCGGTGCTTTTAACATGCTGCTATTTCAACGGGTATGCAGTGCGTCTACCAAAACGGTGAAGTAGATGGTGTGGCAGCCAACATGGCACAACCACCATTGGACATGGTCACTTTTGACCCTTCAGGCATGGAAAGTTCATGCCTTCACGGTTTTGAAGTTGGGAGGGAAAATTAGACTCAGAAACTACACTATAGCTTCATAAAACAGCTTCTCAGAAACCACATTACTGGAAAACGTGAGGGTGATGATTGGAACAACTTCTCTATGTACAGAGCACACACCTTTCTACTGTCGTACTTCAACTGAAAGTACTTATCCATGTGAATGCAAGAAACAATGGAATTGTCGTACTCATAGTCACAAGACATAGACAAAGAGTGTGTCGAACAGCCGATGTGAACATAAGATTGCTCTCCATTCTGGTAATTCTGAAACATAAGGCAGTCTCAGAAACCGCACATTATCGGTATAAACAAACAATGAGCATCACTATCAAAAAACGAGACCCATGGGCACTAGCACCCAGGGCTTATTCTTATAGAAGAAGCTCAATGAGCCGCAAATCCGCGTCCGAGGAGATTCGAACCCGGGTTGCGGGGTAGCCACCAACTCGAGCTAACCATCTGACCCTCTGGTCATTCTCAATGAGCATCACTATCAACTTGAGAATTGTAATGATGCATCTCATTGATGTCTTAACCAAAAGAATCATTTCCAGCAGAAAGTAGTATATACAGTAACATTTAGTTACCGCGCTTCTGTATTCTCGGATGCAGCGTTGAGCAACGTCATCACACACACACACCGTAgaatcaaatcaagagaaaagcGGAGGTCGCACCTTGGTGTTGTGCGCCGCGCGAAGTCGCAGCGAGCCGGACAAGTCGGTTGAGCCTCGCAGCACGGCACCGCGGGAGGCGGTGTCGACGACGACGGAGAAGTTCCGCGCCATGAGCGCAACCTCGGGAGGCAGGGCTCCTCCAGCGGCCCCATGGTGGACGCGGAGCCGGAGCTTTGCGAGGCCGTCGAGGACGCGGCAGGAGAGGCGATGGGAGAAGAGCTGGCGCTCGCTGTCGAACTCCGATGTGACCCTGATGGGCGGGCGCCCACGCAGGAGACCGCGCcccggcgggggcgggggcgggcttGATCGGACGTGGGGGGTGATGCCGTCCTCATCCATTGGGGGCGGCGCGGAGAGGAGAGCGGGCGCCGCCATGCGGATATGGAATGGAACAGAGGTGGCGACGGGAGGAAGAGGGAGCGAGTGAAGAGGACACGTCACTGGTGCGCAGTGCAATCCAGAAAGGATACGGATACGGTGCTTCTTTCCAATCGTTGACGGGGATTTATTTCGTTTTCCAGATCACTCACTCCAAAGATATCCAACGGCCGGATTCTTATGCACTGTACCACTGTAGTACGTATTTCTTTTACATCTACTCCATCTGTTTCCACCAAAGTCATCTGAAATTTATTAAAATTTTCATGTATCTAGACATGCACTAATggcatacaaatagatacattcaaattttaataAACCTCAGACGGACAAACTTAatgagacagagggagtattcATAATCTT encodes:
- the LOC124651801 gene encoding outer envelope pore protein 37, chloroplastic-like isoform X1, producing MAAPALLSAPPPMDEDGITPHVRSSPPPPPPGRGLLRGRPPIRVTSEFDSERQLFSHRLSCRVLDGLAKLRLRVHHGAAGGALPPEVALMARNFSVVVDTASRGAVLRGSTDLSGSLRLRAAHNTKNYQNGEQSYVHIGCSTHSLSMSCDYEYDNSIVSCIHMDKYFQLKYDSRKEGLGEVAVTTNLGDSPCKIELSSLVPPDGLPRATFVFPNGEVSFKEKKLDEGDRILSVNGLVKSHVLNGVCTALYNDNVMNIKYRYKDDELSFIPSLTLPSNALSFAFKRQLTPSDKFSYRYNFDTNYWSAVYKGKASKHVKWKAGYESDERLGWASLWIGDAGGKTKEAPLKSKIQLMLKVPQDNIHNSTVMFRVKKRWDF